The Pseudodesulfovibrio sediminis genome includes the window CTGATGGAATTTGGCTTTCTTTGACAAGAATCTTTTTGATTGCACGTGTATATTTGAGTTCACTAGCAGCAGAGAGTGTTTGTTCTATGTTGAAATGAGGTTTACTTATTTTTTTAAGTTCAGGGACTAGGCTTTCTTCAAGTGATTTAAAATTAAAAACCATGAATGGTTTTTCATCCATGAGATTTGCCCGGTCTAAATCAGTGAAGAACTGATATTGAATACCATCTGTAAGTATTCCGATTCTGGCAGATGGTGTCACTTGAAAATATCTTTGTAATTGGGCGGCATTGCATTGAGTTAAGTTTGAATTACACGTTTTACACTCTATCAACATAATAGGATTGCCGTCTTTCATTACGGCGAAATCTACCTTTTCGCCCTTTTTAGCTCCTATATCTGCGGTATATTCAGGGAAAACTTCTTGAGGGTTGAAAGGATCATATCCCAAAGTCTGCAAGAAAGGGAGCACAAGCGCATTTTTTGTCATTTCTTCGTTTTTCAAAATGCCAGAATTTTGTTGAACACGGTCTGCTAGTGCTTGAATTTTTTCAGTGAAGTCCACGGTACATCTCCTTTGTTAATCAATTAGATATATTAAATATTCTATCGATGCAATCCCATCGTGTTTGTTTTAGGTTAAAAAAAGGGAGCCGCCCTTGCGGACAGCTCCCGATCACAGTCGGCTACTTATCAAGCGCCTATTCAAATATCTTCAGATATTCGCCGTAGCCTTCCTTTTCCAGGTCCTCCTTGGGGATGAACCGCAGGGAGGCGGAGTTGATGCAATACCGCAAACCAGTGGGTTGGGGACCATCGTTAAACACATGGCCAAGGTGCGAGTCTGCGTTCTTGCTGCGGACCTCTGTGCGGGTGCTGAACAGACTGCTGTCTTCCTTTTCCACGATATTCCCCGGCGTCAGTGGCCGTACGAAACTCGGCCAGCCTGTGCCGGACTTGAACTTGTCCTTGGAGGAAAAAAGCGGCTCGCCAGACACGATATCCACATAGATTCCTTCACGCTTGTTGTCCCAGAACTCGTTGTTGAACGGCGGCTCGGTGCCTTCCTCCTGGGTTACATCATACTGCATGGGCGTGAGCAGCGCCTTGAGTTCCTCGTCCGTAGGCTTCACGAAATGACCGCCGGGGGTCAGGTCTGCCGAACCCTTGGAGAGAATCTTGAAGGCACCGATTTCAGCGTCGTCACCCCAGGTCTTGTCCACATACTTGTCGCGGCCCGAGAAGTAGCGGTAGGTCTTGTAGCGCACGGGATTGTGCTTGTAGTAATCCTGATGATACGTCTCTGCCGGATAAAACGTCGTGAACTTGATGATCGGCGTGACCACCGGGTTTTCAAGGCGACCGGATGCATCCAACGCCTGCTTGGAGGCTTCGGCGATCTCTAACTGAGCTTCATTATGGTAGAAGATGGCCGAGGTATACTGGAACCCGCGATCGCCAAAGGAACCACCGGCGTCCGTTGGGTCGAAATGCTTCCAATAATGATCCAGCACCTGTGCATAGGTGACCTTGGTCGGATCAAAGTGGACCTGAACAGCCTCGCGATAGCCCGTACTACCGCTGGATACCTGCTCGTAGGTCGGGTCCGGTTCTTCACCACCGGCATAGCCGGACACAACTTCGATCACGCCGGGGAGCTTCTCCAGATCAGACTCCACGCACCAGAAACAGCCGCCAGCCAATGTGGCGATTTCAACGTTACTGTTTTCAGCCATGGCCTTTCCTCCGAGCATGTTGGTCGTTGAAATGAACAGTCCGCCTATGAGAAGCAGTACTCCAATTGTAAGTGACAAGGTGAACGAGCGGGTCATAGTGACCACCTCCGTTAATGAAAATGATTTTCTTTTTCATCATAGAATAAAATAGGTACCAAACGCATTGGTGTCAATGGGCGTAATCAGAATGTGTAAAAAGCAGTTTTTGGAAGCAGTTGGGTAGACACAGCCCGATATTTTTGCAAAAAAAGAGTGGATTTTTGAAAATTTTTAATGCAGATGGCAGCTTCGGTCCTGCAGACGGGATAAAAATCTGCTATCTAATCCTGACCGAGTATACATTTCGTACACACTAAGAAGGAGTTATCATGCCCAACCAGAATTTCACACTTTTCAGCGGTGGCGCTCAGGGCGCAGAAAACCAGTTCGGCAAACTGGCCGAGTACTACGGAATGTCCGAGGTGAACTATACGTTTGATGGTCATAAAATCGAACGCACTCGCGGCGTCCGTGTACTGACAGACGAAGAACTGACCCAGAAAGATGTCAGCCTGACATATGTCGCCAAGCTCCTGGGCCGCAAATTTACCAACGCTGAAAAGATGCGCAAGGTCTTGCAGACCATCATGTGGCAGGTTGAATCCAGCCATCAGATTTTTGTTGTCGGTACCATTCAGGAAGATGGAACCGTCAAGGGCGGTACCGGTTGGGGCGCAGAGTTCGCCAAGATCTGCAACAAGGAACTCTACGTTTTCGGTCAGGTGAAAAACGGCTGGTTCAAATGGGAAAAGGGCGAATGGATCACCGTGGAAGCTCCGGTCATCACCAATGCGCATTTCACCGGCACCGGCACCCGCTTCCTTGAAGACAACGGCAAGAAGGCGCTCGAAGAGTTGTTTTCCCGTTCCTTCAAATAGGGGCGGCTTCACGCATTAAAAAAGGGCGACCTCAAAGAGGCCGCCCTTTTTTAATGCGTGAAGCACACGGCTTGTGATAGCGGCGCATCTGCACATTTTTCCGGCACCGTCCGATCCTCACGTCGTCGGGGAGCGAGAGCCGCTGTTGGGTGCCTTTGGCACCCAAGTCGCTCCAATTATTGGAGAGTATGAAAAGGTAGCCAGTGCATATAGTCTTTGAGCCTGTTGCCTCTTCGGCAAACCACACTCTCGCCGACAGGCGCGACAAAAAGTTTTGGAGAGTCCAGAGAACCTTTTTCAAAAGGTTCTCTGGTCCCGCTGAAGGCGACTCCCGATAGGGCCGCCGGAGGCACAAAAAAAAGCGACCTGATGTTTCAGGTCGCTTTTGGATTAGCCTTCCAGCTTGTTTTTCATTCTCTTTTTTGACTGCGAGTATTTTTTCACGTCGATGTTGTACTTCTTCACCTTGTAGTTGACGATTCGGTACGAGACGCGTAGATCGCGGGCGCTTTGCAGCATGTTGCCGCCGGTCTTCTTGAGCGAGTCAATGAGCAGCTCCTGCTCGAACTTGGCAACGGCCTCGCCAAAGGAGAGGTTGGTGCCGGTGGCGGAGCTTTCCGCCGACTGGAGTGTGGGCGGCAGGTGGTAGGTGCGGATAACCTTTTCTTCGCAGAGCAGGACCGCGCGCTCCAGGCAGTTTTTGAGTTCACGCACGTTTCCGGGCCAGTGATACATGCTCAGCAGCTCGATGGCGGGCGTGGATATGCGTTTGACTTCCTTGCCGTATTCATCGGTGAAATCACTCAGGAAATGTTCTGCCAGGGGCAGGATGTCCTCACGGCGTTCCTTGAGTGGCGGGATGAAGATGGGGAAGACGTTGATTCGATAGTAGAGATCCTCGCGGAACAACCCTTTTTCGAGCAGCTCTTCGAGCGGCTGATGGGTGGCGCAGATGAGGCGCACGTCAACCGTGATGGTCTGCTCGGAGCCGACTCGCTGGATTTCCTTTTCCTGAATGGCCCGCAGCACCTTGGCCTGGGCATCCATGGACAGCTCGCCGATTTCATCCAGGAACAGGGTGCCCTGGTCGGCCACCTCGAACAGTCCGCGTTTGGTCTGAAAGGCGCCGGTAAAGGCTCCCTTCTGGTGACCGAACAGTTCGGACTCGATGAGTTCGGACGGCAGGGCCGCGCAGTTGAGCTTGATGAGCGGTTTGTCGGCTCTGGGGCTGGAGGAATGAATAGCCTCGGCCAGTAGCTCCTTGCCTGTGCCGGATTCGCCGCGCAACAGGGCGGTTGCCCGGCTGGGCGCCACCTGACCGGACTGCCTGAGCACCAGACGCATGGCCTTGGATGCGGCCACAAAGTCCTTGGGGGTGGGCGTTTCGGTTCCACCGGACATCAGGCCCTGTGAAAGCAGGTGGTTCTGGGTGGCCATTTCCTCCTGCAACTGGGCAACGTGGCCTGCGATGATGCCCGCGACCACTTCCAGGAACTGGCGGTGGGCGGCCATGTCGTCGGCAGGGATGAGCGGAACGTCAACAGAGAGCGCGCCAATGACTTCAATATCGTCAGTGCGCAGGTTGATGACGGGCACGCATATGAATCCAAGCTTCTTGAGTTCGTCTTCGGACCGACCGAACGCCTTGTTCAGGAACT containing:
- a CDS encoding sigma-54-dependent Fis family transcriptional regulator gives rise to the protein MSTTTQDTSDLSYLNTLKLVQDTLTQDTPFEESLNELLKLLARDMGYVRAFMVIMDPKTENLKLSLTYSPAQTDDVTYSPGRGIIGRVFDSGESITITRLSDDPEFLNKAFGRSEDELKKLGFICVPVINLRTDDIEVIGALSVDVPLIPADDMAAHRQFLEVVAGIIAGHVAQLQEEMATQNHLLSQGLMSGGTETPTPKDFVAASKAMRLVLRQSGQVAPSRATALLRGESGTGKELLAEAIHSSSPRADKPLIKLNCAALPSELIESELFGHQKGAFTGAFQTKRGLFEVADQGTLFLDEIGELSMDAQAKVLRAIQEKEIQRVGSEQTITVDVRLICATHQPLEELLEKGLFREDLYYRINVFPIFIPPLKERREDILPLAEHFLSDFTDEYGKEVKRISTPAIELLSMYHWPGNVRELKNCLERAVLLCEEKVIRTYHLPPTLQSAESSATGTNLSFGEAVAKFEQELLIDSLKKTGGNMLQSARDLRVSYRIVNYKVKKYNIDVKKYSQSKKRMKNKLEG
- a CDS encoding type I restriction endonuclease — translated: MDFTEKIQALADRVQQNSGILKNEEMTKNALVLPFLQTLGYDPFNPQEVFPEYTADIGAKKGEKVDFAVMKDGNPIMLIECKTCNSNLTQCNAAQLQRYFQVTPSARIGILTDGIQYQFFTDLDRANLMDEKPFMVFNFKSLEESLVPELKKISKPHFNIEQTLSAASELKYTRAIKKILVKESQIPSDEFIRHFASQVYSGKLMPAVKEKFAELVRKAMKLYINDAINDRLKNAMIEEPTDEIEKTVDISADNKPKIKTTDDERDGYFIIKAIMRKIVDPERVIMRDTLSYCGILLDDNNRKPLCRLHFNTSQYYLGIITDKNKNEERVPLQSLNDIYNYADRLRVIPSFYE
- the msrB gene encoding peptide-methionine (R)-S-oxide reductase MsrB — encoded protein: MAENSNVEIATLAGGCFWCVESDLEKLPGVIEVVSGYAGGEEPDPTYEQVSSGSTGYREAVQVHFDPTKVTYAQVLDHYWKHFDPTDAGGSFGDRGFQYTSAIFYHNEAQLEIAEASKQALDASGRLENPVVTPIIKFTTFYPAETYHQDYYKHNPVRYKTYRYFSGRDKYVDKTWGDDAEIGAFKILSKGSADLTPGGHFVKPTDEELKALLTPMQYDVTQEEGTEPPFNNEFWDNKREGIYVDIVSGEPLFSSKDKFKSGTGWPSFVRPLTPGNIVEKEDSSLFSTRTEVRSKNADSHLGHVFNDGPQPTGLRYCINSASLRFIPKEDLEKEGYGEYLKIFE